One part of the Suncus etruscus isolate mSunEtr1 chromosome 2, mSunEtr1.pri.cur, whole genome shotgun sequence genome encodes these proteins:
- the TSSK4 gene encoding testis-specific serine/threonine-protein kinase 4 isoform X2: protein MKKGDTVESAPATLAYRSVMEQYGYEVGKVIGNGSYGTVYEAYYTKQKVMVAVKIISKKKASEEYLNKFLPREIQVMKVLRHKYLINFYQAIETTTRVYIILELAQGGDVLEWIQRYGACSESQAGKWFSQLTLGIAYLHSKGIVHRDLKLENLLLDKRENVKISDFGFAKMVPSNHSVRSSPPYRQMSCFTHLSQTYCGSYAYACPEILLGLPYNPFLSDTWSMGVILYTLMVAHLPFDDTNFKKLLRETQKEVTFPANIAISQECKNLILHMFRHATKRATILDVIKDPWVIKFQTEQASQEIRLLEAMCQPPLGATATNRHQSMEIHS from the exons ATGAAGAAGGGAGATACTGTAGAGTCAGCACCGGCCACTCTGGCCTACCGTTCTGTCATGGAGCAATATGGCTATGAGGTGGGCAAGGTCATTGGTAATGGCTCCTATGGCACGGTGTATGAGGCATACTACACAAAACAGAAGGTCATGGTGGCTGTCAAGATCATCTCAAAGAAGAAGGCCTCTGAAGAGTATCTTAACAAGTTCCTGCCCCGTGAGATACAG GTCATGAAGGTCCTGAGGCACAAGTACCTCATCAACTTCTATCAGGCCATTGAGACCACAACCCGGGTGTACATCATTCTGGAGCTTGCTCAGGGTGGTGATGTCCTGGAGTGGATCCAACGCTATGGAGCCTGCTCTGAATCCCAGGCTGGCAAATGGTTCTCCCAGCTGACCCTGGGCATTGCCTACCTGCACAGCAAGGGCATCGTGCACCG GGACTTAAAGTTGGAGAACCTGTTGCTGGATAAGCGAGAGAACGTGAAGATATCGGACTTTGGCTTCGCCAAGATGGTGCCTTCTAACCATTCTGTGCGTAGTAGTCCTCCTTACCGCCAAATGAGCTGCTTTACCCACCTCAGCCAGACCTACTGTGGCAGCTATGCTTATGCCTGCCCGGAGATCTTGCTAGGCTTGCCCTACAACCCTTTCCTGTCTGACACCTGGAGTATGGGTGTCATCCTCTACACACTCATGGTTGCCCACCTGCCTTTCGATGACACAAATTTCAAGAAGCTGCTGAGAGAGACGCAGAAGGAGGTCACTTTTCCAGCCAATATCGCCATCTCCCAGGAGTGTAAG AATCTGATCCTCCACATGTTCCGCCACGCCACCAAGCGTGCCACCATCCTGGATGTCATCAAGGATCCCTGGGTGATCAAGTTTCAGACTGAACAGGCCTCCCAAGAGATCAGGCTGCTCGAGGCCATGTGCCAGCCACCCCTTGGTGCCACTGCCACTAATCGTCACCAATCCAT
- the TSSK4 gene encoding testis-specific serine/threonine-protein kinase 4 isoform X1, with translation MKKGDTVESAPATLAYRSVMEQYGYEVGKVIGNGSYGTVYEAYYTKQKVMVAVKIISKKKASEEYLNKFLPREIQVMKVLRHKYLINFYQAIETTTRVYIILELAQGGDVLEWIQRYGACSESQAGKWFSQLTLGIAYLHSKGIVHRCDPSLSAAGRDLKLENLLLDKRENVKISDFGFAKMVPSNHSVRSSPPYRQMSCFTHLSQTYCGSYAYACPEILLGLPYNPFLSDTWSMGVILYTLMVAHLPFDDTNFKKLLRETQKEVTFPANIAISQECKNLILHMFRHATKRATILDVIKDPWVIKFQTEQASQEIRLLEAMCQPPLGATATNRHQSMEIHS, from the exons ATGAAGAAGGGAGATACTGTAGAGTCAGCACCGGCCACTCTGGCCTACCGTTCTGTCATGGAGCAATATGGCTATGAGGTGGGCAAGGTCATTGGTAATGGCTCCTATGGCACGGTGTATGAGGCATACTACACAAAACAGAAGGTCATGGTGGCTGTCAAGATCATCTCAAAGAAGAAGGCCTCTGAAGAGTATCTTAACAAGTTCCTGCCCCGTGAGATACAG GTCATGAAGGTCCTGAGGCACAAGTACCTCATCAACTTCTATCAGGCCATTGAGACCACAACCCGGGTGTACATCATTCTGGAGCTTGCTCAGGGTGGTGATGTCCTGGAGTGGATCCAACGCTATGGAGCCTGCTCTGAATCCCAGGCTGGCAAATGGTTCTCCCAGCTGACCCTGGGCATTGCCTACCTGCACAGCAAGGGCATCGTGCACCGGTG TGACCCCAGCCTTTCCGCTGCTGGTAGGGACTTAAAGTTGGAGAACCTGTTGCTGGATAAGCGAGAGAACGTGAAGATATCGGACTTTGGCTTCGCCAAGATGGTGCCTTCTAACCATTCTGTGCGTAGTAGTCCTCCTTACCGCCAAATGAGCTGCTTTACCCACCTCAGCCAGACCTACTGTGGCAGCTATGCTTATGCCTGCCCGGAGATCTTGCTAGGCTTGCCCTACAACCCTTTCCTGTCTGACACCTGGAGTATGGGTGTCATCCTCTACACACTCATGGTTGCCCACCTGCCTTTCGATGACACAAATTTCAAGAAGCTGCTGAGAGAGACGCAGAAGGAGGTCACTTTTCCAGCCAATATCGCCATCTCCCAGGAGTGTAAG AATCTGATCCTCCACATGTTCCGCCACGCCACCAAGCGTGCCACCATCCTGGATGTCATCAAGGATCCCTGGGTGATCAAGTTTCAGACTGAACAGGCCTCCCAAGAGATCAGGCTGCTCGAGGCCATGTGCCAGCCACCCCTTGGTGCCACTGCCACTAATCGTCACCAATCCAT